In one Thermodesulfobium acidiphilum genomic region, the following are encoded:
- a CDS encoding DNA-directed DNA polymerase: MFDDSFRPSFYVLVEENSERIESVINSSLNEGVKEFKIENKIYIGENKRFYRIYFDFNEDKDVQSAKFFKKFREFILFHHDLRPTVQYILEKNITFCAFNEIEVNKFSDGYRVEGDFSLYSYDYPDFKSMSFYFLTDSKVLNPDPEINKVTYISIFSNEGPMTFEGDERGIFESFLTFIKRYKPSIIYVFNVGQDDFDFMAKRAKSLGLDLKFEDSLPVKGQFGSIQIDSIVIFDLFQYAQTLYDLKQKELKKTLEFLNIAFQKDYILDQIELVKAIEFLDAERLSKHCKYSAKSIFDLGELTHQLYFSLSQITFMPLDVVIFAPTGFRVEGLFMKKSYLQNMIILPKKRHVSDSYEGGIVLKTSPGVYKNVVVLDFKSMLPSIMIRYNISFDTFVEESCDEECFKSPKNKYKFRKRPDGFYKKILQELISERDRIKKSMDNFPKSSKEYIFLNAKQKTLKIITNACYGYAGWQSARWFKKEIAEATSEWGRKTLTDAIELAVSLGLEIIYGDTDSLFIKESENISKFLSELKLRGEIIKVDEVFRSVVFTEAKKKYAGINDSGELVLVGFEGVHGDVPEIVRIVQEKILRSILNFKGFDAAIEILQDEIEKLRNNEYPLLSFVIYRAVNKNISSYEVRAPHVEAAKKYIQMGFKLRSDNIIGYVITKGAGAINSRAMPYIYLKVEDVDVDYYIKNLLVPSVSRILYSIFGKKVVFKNDKLIVDNDKKDYLFN, translated from the coding sequence TTGTTTGATGATAGTTTCAGACCAAGTTTTTACGTGCTTGTCGAAGAGAACAGTGAAAGGATAGAGTCTGTTATTAACTCTTCTCTTAATGAGGGAGTTAAGGAATTTAAAATAGAAAACAAGATATATATTGGTGAGAATAAGAGGTTTTATAGGATATATTTTGATTTCAATGAAGATAAGGACGTCCAAAGTGCTAAATTTTTTAAAAAATTTAGAGAGTTTATTTTATTTCATCACGATCTGAGGCCAACAGTTCAGTATATCTTAGAAAAGAACATAACCTTTTGCGCTTTCAATGAGATAGAAGTAAATAAATTTTCAGATGGTTATAGGGTAGAGGGTGATTTTTCTTTATATAGCTACGATTATCCTGACTTTAAATCTATGTCCTTTTACTTCTTGACAGATAGCAAGGTGTTAAATCCTGATCCAGAAATAAACAAAGTTACTTATATATCAATATTTTCCAATGAGGGGCCGATGACTTTTGAGGGGGACGAAAGGGGTATCTTTGAGAGTTTTTTAACATTTATCAAACGTTACAAGCCGAGCATCATATACGTTTTTAACGTCGGTCAAGATGATTTTGACTTCATGGCGAAAAGGGCAAAAAGCTTAGGCCTTGATCTAAAATTTGAGGATAGTCTTCCTGTTAAAGGCCAATTTGGTTCCATTCAAATAGATTCGATAGTAATATTCGATCTCTTCCAATATGCCCAGACTTTGTATGACCTTAAGCAAAAGGAATTAAAAAAGACTTTAGAGTTTTTGAATATAGCTTTTCAAAAGGATTACATTCTAGACCAGATCGAACTTGTAAAAGCTATTGAGTTTTTAGATGCTGAAAGGTTGTCAAAGCATTGTAAATATTCTGCCAAATCTATCTTTGATCTTGGAGAGCTAACCCATCAGTTATACTTTTCTCTATCTCAGATTACGTTTATGCCGCTTGATGTTGTGATATTTGCTCCTACCGGGTTTAGGGTTGAAGGGCTTTTTATGAAAAAGAGTTATTTACAAAATATGATAATATTGCCGAAAAAACGACACGTTAGCGATTCTTATGAAGGGGGTATAGTTCTAAAGACATCTCCTGGAGTGTATAAGAACGTAGTAGTTTTAGACTTTAAGAGCATGCTTCCGTCTATTATGATAAGATATAACATTTCATTTGATACATTTGTTGAGGAAAGCTGTGATGAAGAATGCTTTAAGTCTCCAAAGAATAAATATAAGTTTAGAAAGAGACCGGACGGATTCTATAAAAAAATCCTTCAAGAATTAATTTCTGAAAGGGATAGAATAAAAAAAAGTATGGATAATTTTCCAAAGTCTTCGAAAGAGTATATCTTCCTGAACGCTAAACAAAAGACCTTGAAGATAATTACAAATGCCTGTTATGGATATGCAGGGTGGCAAAGTGCCAGGTGGTTTAAGAAAGAAATTGCTGAGGCCACTTCCGAGTGGGGCAGGAAGACTCTAACAGATGCAATAGAACTGGCTGTAAGTTTAGGTCTTGAGATTATATATGGCGACACAGATAGCCTTTTTATAAAAGAAAGTGAAAATATAAGCAAATTTCTTTCAGAATTGAAACTTAGGGGCGAAATTATTAAAGTTGACGAAGTCTTTAGATCGGTTGTTTTTACTGAGGCTAAGAAAAAATATGCTGGAATTAACGATTCCGGGGAGCTAGTCCTGGTTGGTTTTGAAGGGGTCCACGGTGATGTTCCAGAAATTGTTAGGATTGTTCAGGAAAAAATTTTAAGATCTATTTTGAATTTTAAAGGATTTGATGCTGCTATAGAAATTTTACAGGACGAAATAGAGAAGCTAAGAAATAATGAATATCCACTTTTGTCCTTTGTAATTTATAGGGCTGTTAATAAGAATATAAGTTCATATGAAGTAAGAGCACCTCACGTTGAGGCTGCTAAAAAATACATTCAGATGGGATTCAAGTTGAGATCGGATAACATTATAGGATATGTGATTACAAAAGGTGCTGGAGCAATTAACTCAAGGGCTATGCCTTATATCTATTTGAAAGTCGAGGATGTAGATGTTGATTACTATATAAAAAATTTACTTGTTCCTTCTGTTTCAAGAATTCTATATAGCATTTTTGGAAAAAAAGTTGTCTTTAAAAACGACAAATTGATTGTGGATAATGATAAAAAGGATTATCTTTTCAATTGA
- a CDS encoding glutaredoxin family protein produces the protein MKDDVIIYTSPGCPDCAAVKNWLKKNNIQYTEIDITANSNADEAYKKFGVRIAPITVINDKFFYGTFKDQKPNLEKIFKKS, from the coding sequence ATGAAAGATGACGTTATTATCTACACATCGCCTGGATGCCCAGACTGCGCAGCCGTAAAAAACTGGCTTAAAAAAAATAATATACAATATACTGAGATAGATATCACAGCTAATTCAAATGCAGATGAAGCCTATAAAAAGTTTGGCGTCAGAATAGCTCCAATTACTGTTATAAATGATAAATTTTTTTATGGAACGTTCAAGGACCAAAAACCTAACTTAGAAAAAATTTTTAAAAAGTCTTGA
- a CDS encoding YdbC family protein produces MAEIKFEIIETLGTISESPKGWKKDLKLVSWNDKTAKYDIREWSSNYDRMGKGLTFTKEELISLRNILNTLEL; encoded by the coding sequence ATGGCTGAAATAAAGTTTGAAATCATAGAAACATTGGGAACCATTTCAGAAAGTCCAAAAGGATGGAAGAAGGATTTAAAACTGGTTAGCTGGAACGATAAGACTGCTAAATATGATATTAGAGAGTGGTCATCCAATTATGATAGAATGGGCAAAGGGTTGACTTTTACAAAAGAAGAGTTGATCTCTTTAAGAAATATTTTAAATACACTTGAACTTTAG
- a CDS encoding MFS transporter, whose product MISLKNIILLCCLCVASFMVSLDVSIVNISYPYLSKVFNVNTESVSNLAIFYLLSLCSMLIIFGKISDSIGASRVFLFGSLLFSLTSLFCAVSGNFYILLIGRFLQGVSSSMISATTGALILQRLPKDLIGRSFAAVTGLGGIGFAFGSPIGSLLVENFGWHSIFLINVPIGILTFIFGIISLSKTYETRLKNKIDFLSSLLIFLIISLLTVILSLYRIIIEKNLIFLLWVLWFLLFFFFLYYEKKNKNATIDFSIFRNKNILFALISSFLIVCLFDGFNFIIPFFAIGAMGFSQELTGFLIGVGSTITILTSPLIGFLSDRFGHRKMCILSSVNVFLSSILFFFIQNFVSIFYFVIAIVFAGIGLIGFFVASPSLILGQVKKAQSGFVSSFIQVVQNLGAIIGIYIFSNFYGKIDIYESRKLLERGFHDACSFGIFLSFISIIFSFFAFENRAKGVLGAEYKDK is encoded by the coding sequence ATGATTTCTTTAAAGAATATAATTTTGCTGTGTTGTTTATGTGTGGCTAGTTTTATGGTAAGCCTTGATGTTAGCATAGTAAACATCTCTTACCCTTACTTGAGCAAAGTTTTTAACGTCAATACTGAAAGTGTATCAAATTTGGCAATATTTTATCTTTTGTCACTTTGTTCAATGCTTATTATTTTTGGAAAAATTTCTGATTCTATAGGAGCGTCAAGGGTATTTTTGTTTGGATCTCTTTTATTCTCTTTGACTTCGCTTTTTTGTGCTGTTTCAGGGAATTTTTATATCCTGTTGATAGGAAGGTTTTTACAGGGGGTATCATCAAGTATGATTTCTGCAACTACAGGAGCCTTGATTTTGCAACGTTTGCCCAAAGACTTGATAGGAAGGTCTTTTGCAGCAGTTACCGGGCTTGGAGGAATAGGATTTGCATTTGGTTCTCCAATTGGTTCGCTTTTGGTGGAAAATTTTGGATGGCACTCTATTTTTTTAATAAACGTACCCATAGGCATTCTGACTTTTATTTTTGGGATTATTTCGTTATCAAAGACATATGAAACAAGGCTCAAAAATAAAATTGATTTTTTAAGCTCTCTTTTGATCTTTCTAATAATTTCTTTGTTAACCGTTATATTAAGTCTATATAGAATTATAATCGAAAAAAATTTGATTTTCTTGCTATGGGTTCTATGGTTTTTGCTTTTCTTCTTCTTTTTGTATTATGAAAAGAAAAACAAAAATGCGACTATAGACTTTTCAATCTTCAGGAACAAAAACATATTGTTTGCACTTATTTCGAGTTTTCTAATAGTTTGTTTGTTTGATGGTTTTAACTTCATAATACCCTTTTTTGCCATTGGCGCAATGGGTTTTAGCCAGGAACTGACAGGTTTTTTGATTGGTGTTGGAAGTACGATAACTATCTTAACATCTCCATTGATTGGGTTTTTGTCTGATAGATTTGGTCACAGGAAAATGTGTATCCTTTCCTCGGTGAATGTTTTTTTGTCAAGCATATTGTTCTTTTTTATTCAAAATTTCGTTTCTATTTTTTATTTTGTAATTGCTATTGTATTTGCTGGTATTGGCTTAATTGGGTTTTTCGTTGCAAGTCCATCTCTTATTTTAGGACAGGTAAAAAAAGCGCAAAGTGGTTTTGTTTCCTCATTCATCCAGGTGGTTCAAAATCTTGGAGCTATAATTGGCATATATATTTTTAGCAATTTTTATGGGAAAATAGATATATATGAATCGAGGAAACTTTTGGAAAGGGGTTTTCACGATGCGTGTTCTTTTGGGATATTCTTAAGCTTTATTTCGATAATTTTTTCTTTTTTTGCATTTGAAAACAGGGCAAAAGGAGTTTTGGGTGCCGAGTATAAAGATAAATAA
- a CDS encoding heavy metal translocating P-type ATPase, with product MEKLILKIEGMSCASCAMNVEKALKKVKGVKSAVVNLASEKALITFDPQNFNEKDVFEAVEKAGYKAFYEKANKRDESDEFLEKVKKAKLKMIYAWAITIPLSFIMFLHMFFNIEFKYHILINLILSFPVIFIIGIDPIKSAIKALIHKNTNMDVLIFFGVTSSYLTGVLNLLGQKIADYSGVGAMITSFYLIGQYLENKAKGRASEEIKKLLNLSPKKANLVKQDGSIETVDIDFVKVSDILLVKPSEQIPTDSVIIEGTTSVDESMITGESLPVTKSINDKVIGGTINQLGTIKVRVTQIGESTVLSKISKLVEDAQSTKVPVQAFADRVISIFVPSIIIIAILTFIAWILFPSDLHKLNFWVKNFLPWVNPNLNTISAALYASIATLVIACPCALGLATPTALMVGLGLGASKGILIRSGEALERAKDIDIVVFDKTGTITDKELYITDIVSNIDREEFIKIVASLESYSEHPIGIAINKFAKDNNISKIDFQSVKVVPGLGVEGYLNNKKIIVGSPKFIEKIAGIKDIDKSKFEGKTLAIAYEDEKGLLGIMALSFKIKENAREAIDQIKKMGIKTIMLTGDNEETARYVAGQVGIDEYFANLLPQDKIAHIKRLQEKGHVVAMVGDGINDAPSLKQSDVGISIGTGTDIAKEASNITLMSDDLISVAKSIKLSIATFKKIKQNLFWAFFYNIIAIPFAALGMLHPVIAEAAMATSSVFVVTNSLRLRNFKI from the coding sequence ATGGAGAAGTTAATCTTAAAGATAGAGGGAATGAGTTGCGCCTCTTGTGCAATGAACGTGGAAAAGGCTCTTAAGAAAGTCAAAGGCGTCAAAAGCGCAGTAGTAAATCTTGCCAGCGAAAAGGCTTTGATAACATTTGATCCACAAAATTTTAATGAAAAAGATGTTTTTGAAGCCGTAGAAAAAGCTGGATACAAAGCCTTCTATGAAAAAGCTAATAAAAGAGACGAGTCCGATGAGTTTTTGGAAAAGGTAAAAAAAGCTAAATTAAAGATGATATATGCCTGGGCTATTACAATCCCTCTTAGCTTTATTATGTTTTTACACATGTTTTTTAATATTGAATTCAAATATCACATTCTAATAAACCTTATTCTATCTTTCCCGGTGATTTTCATAATAGGTATAGATCCTATAAAAAGCGCAATAAAAGCATTGATTCACAAAAATACCAATATGGACGTTTTAATATTTTTCGGAGTAACGTCTTCGTATTTAACAGGAGTATTAAATTTGCTTGGTCAAAAAATAGCTGATTATTCTGGAGTAGGAGCTATGATCACCAGCTTTTATCTTATAGGACAATACCTGGAAAACAAAGCAAAGGGGAGAGCATCGGAAGAGATAAAAAAGCTACTAAACCTTAGCCCCAAGAAAGCTAATCTGGTAAAACAAGACGGTTCCATAGAAACAGTAGATATAGACTTTGTGAAGGTTTCAGATATTCTTTTGGTAAAACCATCTGAGCAAATTCCAACAGATTCAGTAATAATTGAGGGTACCACATCAGTAGACGAGTCAATGATAACTGGAGAAAGTCTACCAGTCACCAAATCAATTAATGATAAAGTAATTGGTGGCACCATAAATCAACTTGGCACAATAAAAGTCAGAGTTACACAAATAGGAGAAAGTACAGTCCTATCAAAAATTTCAAAATTAGTAGAAGACGCTCAGAGCACTAAAGTTCCTGTACAAGCATTTGCTGATAGGGTTATTTCAATTTTCGTTCCATCGATTATAATTATTGCTATTCTAACATTTATAGCCTGGATCTTGTTCCCATCAGATTTACACAAATTAAATTTCTGGGTAAAGAATTTTCTTCCCTGGGTAAATCCTAATCTCAACACAATTTCAGCTGCCTTATATGCTTCAATCGCAACGCTTGTAATAGCCTGTCCCTGTGCACTAGGACTCGCTACTCCAACTGCACTAATGGTAGGATTAGGATTAGGAGCATCTAAAGGAATACTAATTAGATCAGGTGAAGCCTTGGAAAGAGCAAAGGATATAGATATAGTAGTATTTGACAAAACAGGGACAATTACAGACAAAGAACTCTATATTACTGATATTGTGTCAAACATTGATAGAGAGGAATTTATAAAGATTGTTGCCTCCCTTGAGAGTTATAGCGAACATCCTATCGGCATTGCAATTAATAAATTTGCAAAAGACAACAACATTTCGAAAATAGACTTTCAAAGCGTAAAGGTAGTTCCAGGTTTAGGAGTAGAAGGCTATTTAAATAACAAGAAGATCATCGTAGGGAGTCCAAAATTTATTGAAAAAATTGCAGGGATAAAAGACATTGATAAGTCAAAATTTGAAGGAAAAACTCTGGCAATAGCATATGAAGATGAAAAGGGTTTACTGGGAATTATGGCTTTGTCTTTTAAGATAAAAGAGAATGCAAGAGAAGCAATTGATCAAATCAAAAAGATGGGCATAAAAACAATAATGCTCACAGGTGACAACGAAGAAACTGCAAGATATGTTGCAGGTCAAGTTGGCATTGATGAATATTTTGCTAACCTATTGCCTCAAGACAAAATAGCACACATCAAAAGACTTCAAGAGAAAGGCCATGTTGTGGCAATGGTTGGAGATGGAATAAATGACGCCCCGTCTTTAAAACAATCGGATGTAGGAATATCCATAGGAACTGGAACTGATATAGCCAAAGAAGCAAGCAACATTACATTAATGTCAGATGATCTTATAAGCGTAGCTAAATCTATAAAACTGTCTATAGCAACGTTCAAAAAAATTAAACAAAACCTGTTTTGGGCTTTTTTCTACAACATTATTGCAATCCCCTTCGCAGCACTTGGAATGCTTCATCCTGTAATAGCCGAGGCAGCAATGGCTACAAGCTCAGTTTTTGTAGTTACAAACTCCCTTAGGCTTAGAAATTTTAAAATATAA
- a CDS encoding heavy-metal-associated domain-containing protein: MKVYVSGMTCMHCKKTVERLFSQIDGVEKVEVDLATKIANIKSTKNISKEALEKSLEDTAYKVEKVEY; the protein is encoded by the coding sequence ATGAAGGTATACGTTTCAGGAATGACGTGCATGCACTGTAAAAAGACAGTTGAAAGGTTATTTTCTCAAATTGATGGCGTTGAAAAGGTTGAAGTAGACCTGGCTACAAAAATTGCAAACATTAAAAGTACCAAAAATATTAGCAAAGAAGCGCTGGAAAAATCTTTAGAGGACACGGCATATAAGGTTGAAAAAGTCGAATACTAA
- a CDS encoding metal-sensing transcriptional repressor: MKKSNTNKKEPFHKDALKLLKTARGHIDGVINMIEDERYCIDISNQILAIIAILKKANTSVLNKHIDRCVRNAVNSKDVDEKIAELQNIMKYIEKTK, from the coding sequence TTGAAAAAGTCGAATACTAACAAAAAAGAACCATTTCATAAAGATGCTCTCAAATTACTAAAAACTGCCAGAGGACACATTGATGGCGTAATAAATATGATTGAAGATGAAAGATATTGTATAGATATATCAAACCAGATTCTGGCAATTATAGCTATACTAAAAAAGGCTAATACATCTGTCTTAAATAAACACATTGACAGATGCGTAAGAAACGCAGTAAATAGTAAAGACGTGGACGAAAAGATCGCAGAACTCCAAAACATTATGAAATATATAGAAAAAACCAAATAA
- a CDS encoding alpha/beta fold hydrolase codes for MPSIKINNLETYYEIFGAGTDCLILHGGSENISTMHNLAGRLSEKNYKIYLPERRGHGRSLDTGDEFSYEQFASDTYQFIKAFKLEGCYAVGYSDGAIILLLLSIENPTLFKKIALLGGQYHYEGLEPYFVKALKTDNVLKLFEKERIEYERINKYGVSFEKFLKKIILLWLTSPKIDYTELKKITTPTLIISADRDIIKLEHTISMFRAIERSHLAIIPNSNHNFPISRPNFTASLILNFFNSKP; via the coding sequence GTGCCGAGTATAAAGATAAATAACCTTGAAACGTATTATGAGATTTTTGGAGCAGGGACCGATTGTCTGATTTTGCACGGTGGCAGTGAAAACATTAGTACGATGCATAATCTGGCAGGTAGACTGTCTGAAAAGAATTATAAGATATATTTGCCTGAACGAAGGGGACATGGCAGAAGCCTGGATACAGGCGATGAGTTTTCTTATGAACAGTTTGCATCAGACACATATCAGTTTATAAAAGCCTTTAAGCTGGAAGGGTGTTATGCAGTAGGTTATAGCGATGGGGCGATAATTCTTCTGCTTTTGTCGATAGAGAATCCAACACTTTTCAAGAAGATCGCTTTGTTGGGGGGACAATATCACTATGAGGGTCTTGAACCATATTTTGTAAAAGCTTTAAAGACAGATAACGTTTTAAAACTTTTTGAAAAAGAGAGAATAGAATATGAAAGGATAAATAAATACGGCGTAAGTTTCGAAAAATTCCTGAAAAAAATAATTTTGCTGTGGCTGACATCTCCGAAAATTGATTATACAGAGCTCAAAAAGATAACCACTCCTACTTTGATAATTAGCGCTGACAGAGACATTATAAAGCTTGAACACACTATTTCTATGTTTAGGGCGATTGAAAGATCACATCTTGCAATTATACCCAATTCTAATCACAATTTCCCAATTTCTAGACCTAATTTTACAGCTAGTTTGATTTTGAACTTTTTTAACTCAAAGCCATGA